The sequence AATTTTCATGATGGCAAACAGTCTGTGGTTGGCATCAGATTCTCCCAAGCCCCACTTGCTCTGGTAAAATCAGATACACTGGGTGAAATTCTGATAGCCAGCAGGCTTTGGGTAGTTCATTAGGTTATGGTGTGTGTTTGTATAGGATTGCTAATTAGGcaacttttcatttcagttgttgAGAACCTTAAGGGCAGATCAGTGGCTAAAGTCTAATGAGTATTTCATGAACAGTATTTTTCTGTGGCTTGTTTTACAGGTACACCAGGGGTTGGAAAAACTACATTAGGCAAAGAACTTGCATCAAGATCAGGACTGAAATACGTTAATGTGGGTGATTTAGCTCGAGAAGGTAAGGGATACTTTGGTGTTaggtttgtttatttaaaaagtgagagaCAAATAATGAAGTATTAGCACTGTATttgtgagaaagaagagaaaattttccATGAAGGAATTTATGCTCTGTTGGGGACATAGAAAATAGAACATATTGTCTCATGCTGTGTCCTGGTTATTTTGACCGCTGCATCCCCTCTGCAGTTGGCTAGTAGTTTTTGTGGACAGTAATAACTGGAACAGCTTCCATGAAGATAGGACCATTTGCATGTGAGGAAGAGTATTGTGAGTTGCGCTAAGCGTGTATGTATAGAGAGAAAGATAGTCTATGAGCTTACTGGAAGGACAGAATTTTGAGCTCAGGCAGTAGGATACGGCTATACTACGGTCTTAGATTAGTTTGATAGATGCATGCCTGCAAGCACctgcacatatttttaaagtatatgtttTTACCTATTTTGCCCTGGTTTTTTCCAGTCTTTGATCACTTCCATTATTTGTGTCTTCATCGTTTTATATTCTCTAATGGGTAGAAACTCCATAAATTTAGGTAAAGGGAACTTTAAATGTGCCTCATTAAAATTGAAAAGatgtaacattttttaatttctgtttttaaaaacttgtatttaaacattttaaagttccTGACAGTTGCTCCTAAAGTAACTATTTCACATTTGATCtaatgtacatatttttttcaaatgatctAAAGTTTGATCACCGGATATCATGGAGTCTGGCAAGATGGCTTCTCCCAAGAGCATGCCGAAAGATGCACAGATGATGGCACAAATCCTGAAGGATATGGGGATTACAGAATATGAACCAAGAGTTATAAATCAGATGTTGGAGTTTGCCTTCCGATATGTAACCACAATTCTAGATGATGCGAAAATTTATTCAAGTCATGCTAAGAAAGCTACTGTTGACGCAGATGATGTGCGATTGGCAATCCAGTGTCGTGCTGACCAGTCTTTCACCTCTCCTCCACCAAGAGATTTTTTATTAGATATTGCaaggcaaagaaatcaaacccCTTTGCCATTGATCAAGCCATACTCAGGTCCTAGATTGCCACCTGATAGGTATTGCTTGACTGCTCCAAATTATAGACTTAAGTCTTTACAAAAAAAGGCATCTACTTCTGCAGGAAGAATAACGGTTCCACGGTTAAGTGTTGGTTCAGTTACTAGCAGACCAAGTACTCCCACGCTTGGCACACCAACCCCACAAGCCATGTCCGTTTCAACTAAAGTAGGGACTCCAGTGTCCCTCACAGGGCAAAGGTTCACAGTACAGATGCCCACTTCACAGTCCCCAGCtgtaaaagcatcaattcctgcAACATCAGCTGTTCAGAATGTTCTAATTAATCCGTCATTGATTGGGTCCAAAAATATTCTTATTACCACTAACATGGTCTCATCACAAAATACTGCCAATGAAGCATCAAACGCACTGAAAAGGAAACATGATGACGATGACGACGACGACGACGACGACGATGACTATGATAACTTGTAATCTAGCCTTGACGCATGTAACTTGTATACTTGGTTTTGAATCTGTTGTACTGAGATTAAACATGCATGCTAGATGTTTCCATGTTGTGTTCTAGAAAGAATAGTATTTAATGAGTAAATATGCTTACCATACTTTTCGATTGAGCTGTTGTGTTAGATTTTCTTTAATAGGATTAGTAATGGTTTCTCGTCATCCTTTAAGTGTAAAAATAAAGTTGCAATTCGTGCATTTAATTGTTGGTACTTTGGCAATTATgttcttagttgttttttttttaattgcagttttCCACCTCATCACCAACAGAAAATAGCAGTTA is a genomic window of Ovis aries strain OAR_USU_Benz2616 breed Rambouillet chromosome 16, ARS-UI_Ramb_v3.0, whole genome shotgun sequence containing:
- the TAF9 gene encoding transcription initiation factor TFIID subunit 9 (The RefSeq protein has 1 non-frameshifting indel compared to this genomic sequence) — its product is MESGKMASPKSMPKDAQMMAQILKDMGITEYEPRVINQMLEFAFRYVTTILDDAKIYSSHAKKATVDADDVRLAIQCRADQSFTSPPPRDFLLDIARQRNQTPLPLIKPYSGPRLPPDRYCLTAPNYRLKSLQKKASTSAGRITVPRLSVGSVTSRPSTPTLGTPTPQAMSVSTKVGTPVSLTGQRFTVQMPTSQSPAVKASIPATSAVQNVLINPSLIGSKNILITTNMVSSQNTANEASNALKRKHDDDDDDDDDDDDDYDNL